One Acetobacterium sp. KB-1 DNA segment encodes these proteins:
- a CDS encoding ABC transporter ATP-binding protein yields MELRTIELTKQFGSKTAINHLNITLLNGVYGLLGANGAGKTTFMRLLCNIQVPTSGKITLDGKGISDLGEKYRNVLGYLPQHFGYYPDFTAFDFLMYVATLKGLSEKQAKRKSNALLAAVDLTKECRHRIKTFSGGMKRRLGIAQAMLGNPRILILDEPTAGLDPKERVRFRNLISAFSKDRIVILSTHIVSDVEFIAEEIIMMRSGQILHVGKPNEITTEIDGQVWECTVPTNCTEPYTETLNVSNLRNTENNCTVLRVIADHQPLANAVPVPPTLEDLYLYYFKGANES; encoded by the coding sequence ATGGAACTTAGAACAATCGAGCTGACCAAACAATTCGGCTCAAAAACAGCCATTAACCATTTGAACATTACTTTATTAAACGGCGTTTACGGCTTACTTGGTGCAAACGGCGCAGGAAAAACCACCTTTATGCGTCTACTGTGCAACATTCAAGTGCCAACCTCCGGTAAAATCACTTTGGATGGCAAAGGTATATCGGACTTAGGTGAAAAATATCGAAACGTGTTGGGGTATCTTCCACAACACTTCGGATATTATCCTGACTTTACCGCGTTTGATTTTTTGATGTATGTTGCCACATTAAAGGGCTTGAGCGAAAAACAAGCAAAGCGAAAATCAAACGCGTTATTGGCGGCAGTTGATTTAACAAAAGAGTGCCGCCACAGAATTAAGACCTTTTCTGGTGGCATGAAACGGCGTTTAGGGATCGCACAAGCTATGCTGGGCAATCCGCGTATTTTGATATTAGACGAACCAACAGCAGGTCTTGATCCAAAAGAGCGTGTCCGTTTCCGTAATCTGATTAGTGCATTTTCCAAAGATAGGATTGTAATTTTGTCTACGCATATTGTTTCTGATGTTGAGTTTATCGCTGAAGAAATTATAATGATGAGATCCGGCCAGATTCTTCACGTTGGGAAGCCGAATGAGATAACCACAGAAATTGATGGACAAGTGTGGGAATGTACAGTGCCGACTAATTGTACGGAGCCGTACACCGAAACGCTTAATGTTAGCAACCTGAGAAACACGGAAAATAATTGTACGGTGCTGCGCGTGATAGCAGATCATCAACCTCTGGCCAATGCGGTACCGGTACCGCCTACATTGGAAGATTTGTACCTTTACTATTTTAAAGGAGCAAATGAATCATGA
- a CDS encoding HAMP domain-containing sensor histidine kinase, with protein MDQIKQILHQLSLRKSLVLYVSVFAVIALVLSIGTSLLCNNATSNIKNSYPPTGEKYYLTNENGEQLGEGTYIGGETSPLSMLDERLVSIYELVPIIATPLYSALSIIIAALLFYKNKLRKPLLALRAASEKITTSDLNFTVDYSSEDELGQLCASFEIMRITLANNFSEMWRQAEERKQLNAAFAHDLRTPLTVLKGYDEMLQTSNDAITKEIAITMGKQIFRLERYVDSMSRLQRLEDAQPEYREISLPEFLYSLAENVDMLCSQNGKQLLLQKNTTSMSFIVDRSFISQVSYNLISNALRYAVSTITLTFEEKHNGLLLSVSDDGKGFGKNTIQQATNPYFTEEKNHSEHFGLGLYLCKMLCEHHGGYLKLENLSVGAKVMAFFKTPPL; from the coding sequence ATGGATCAGATAAAACAAATTCTGCATCAGTTGTCTTTAAGAAAAAGCCTTGTACTTTATGTTTCTGTGTTCGCTGTCATTGCGCTTGTATTAAGCATAGGTACTTCTCTTTTATGTAATAATGCCACCTCAAATATTAAGAATTCATATCCTCCAACAGGAGAAAAATACTACCTGACTAACGAAAATGGGGAGCAGTTAGGTGAGGGGACTTATATCGGCGGCGAAACCTCTCCATTATCCATGCTGGATGAACGCTTAGTATCCATATATGAACTTGTTCCAATTATCGCAACGCCTCTTTATTCTGCATTATCAATCATCATAGCGGCTTTGCTCTTTTATAAGAACAAATTGAGAAAACCACTTCTAGCGTTAAGAGCGGCATCAGAAAAAATTACAACGAGTGATTTAAATTTTACGGTTGATTATAGCAGTGAAGACGAGTTGGGCCAACTCTGCGCTTCCTTTGAAATCATGCGGATCACCCTTGCCAATAATTTTTCCGAAATGTGGCGACAGGCTGAAGAACGCAAGCAACTTAACGCAGCATTCGCCCATGATCTGCGTACTCCGCTTACGGTACTAAAAGGCTACGACGAAATGTTACAAACCAGTAATGACGCGATAACAAAAGAAATTGCCATTACAATGGGTAAGCAAATATTCCGGTTAGAGCGCTACGTTGACAGTATGAGCCGCTTACAGCGATTGGAAGACGCACAGCCGGAATATCGTGAAATATCATTACCTGAATTTTTATATTCTCTGGCTGAAAATGTTGATATGCTTTGCTCACAAAACGGCAAGCAGCTTCTCCTTCAAAAAAACACCACCTCCATGTCCTTTATTGTTGATCGGTCATTTATTTCGCAAGTTAGCTATAATTTAATCTCAAATGCACTCCGCTACGCCGTTTCCACAATCACGCTGACGTTTGAAGAAAAGCACAACGGTCTGTTGCTGTCGGTGTCTGATGATGGCAAGGGCTTTGGTAAAAATACGATACAGCAAGCAACAAATCCATATTTTACTGAAGAAAAAAATCATTCCGAACATTTTGGACTTGGACTTTATCTCTGTAAAATGCTATGCGAACATCATGGCGGCTATCTTAAACTTGAAAATCTTTCGGTTGGTGCAAAGGTAATGGCTTTTTTCAAAACTCCACCTTTGTAG
- a CDS encoding response regulator transcription factor encodes MKNKILLVDDEPDIVTMLSRFFKSRGYQVLTAINGVDGLKQIEHNPDIILLDINMPGLDGLEVCERIRNHVSCPILFLTAKIEDADKVKGFGVGGDDYIVKPFSLVELEARVQAHLRRETRHNLKTQLKFSGELTINFSARCLFCKGEQVMLAKKEFDIIELLSQNPGQVFDKERIYERVWGYDSEGDSSVVAEHIHRIRTKIALYTQNTYIETVWGCGYKWIR; translated from the coding sequence ATGAAAAACAAAATTTTACTTGTTGATGATGAGCCTGACATTGTAACCATGCTTAGTAGATTCTTTAAAAGCAGAGGCTATCAGGTTCTTACGGCTATAAACGGAGTTGATGGCTTAAAGCAAATTGAACATAATCCTGATATTATTTTACTCGACATCAATATGCCGGGATTAGACGGATTGGAAGTCTGCGAGCGTATCCGTAATCATGTATCATGCCCGATCCTCTTTCTAACTGCGAAAATTGAGGATGCCGATAAAGTAAAGGGCTTTGGTGTGGGTGGTGATGATTATATTGTCAAACCATTTTCGCTTGTCGAATTAGAGGCCAGAGTACAAGCTCATCTCCGTCGCGAAACTCGCCATAATCTCAAAACACAATTAAAGTTCTCAGGGGAACTCACAATCAACTTCTCGGCGCGTTGTTTATTCTGTAAAGGTGAGCAGGTTATGCTTGCAAAAAAAGAGTTTGATATTATCGAACTCCTATCGCAAAATCCGGGACAGGTTTTTGACAAAGAACGGATTTATGAACGCGTTTGGGGATATGACAGCGAGGGCGACAGTAGTGTAGTAGCCGAACATATTCACAGAATACGAACGAAAATTGCGTTATATACACAAAATACATATATTGAAACAGTGTGGGGGTGTGGCTATAAATGGATCAGATAA
- a CDS encoding alpha/beta hydrolase has translation MSKYPIHPDFKKYEKIQTPIAKALLPLMNGIIETGFNKRLPEPGVREIRKMIPGFKSEPLELIIYEPAAEKDPLPCLIYLHGGAFVLKSAAFHKRLMGEYAKQTPCKVVFVDYRLAPKHPFPIGIEDCYAALSWIYQNATEIGVDPDKIAVGGDSAGGALAAALCLMDRDRKAQKLCFQMLIYPVTDARLNTDSMKKYLDTPLWNARQNKKMWNLYLADGCSVDRAYASPMEAASFLNLPPAYVEVAEFDCLRDEGILFARTLKKHQVPVELNQTTGTIHGFEIAEDSEIVKQSLMRRVKALKTAFGISEKGR, from the coding sequence GTGTCGAAATACCCAATCCATCCGGATTTTAAGAAATATGAAAAAATTCAGACGCCGATAGCAAAAGCACTATTACCGCTGATGAACGGGATCATTGAAACGGGCTTTAACAAACGGTTGCCAGAGCCGGGTGTCCGGGAAATAAGAAAAATGATCCCGGGTTTTAAAAGCGAACCGCTGGAGCTGATAATTTATGAACCAGCAGCGGAAAAAGATCCGTTGCCCTGTCTTATTTATCTTCATGGCGGGGCCTTTGTACTGAAGTCTGCCGCCTTTCATAAGCGTCTGATGGGCGAGTATGCAAAGCAAACCCCTTGTAAGGTGGTGTTTGTTGATTATCGACTGGCGCCTAAGCATCCGTTCCCGATTGGTATTGAGGATTGCTACGCAGCTCTTAGTTGGATTTATCAGAATGCCACCGAAATCGGTGTCGATCCCGATAAAATTGCAGTTGGTGGAGACAGTGCCGGTGGTGCCCTGGCAGCGGCACTCTGCTTGATGGACAGAGATCGAAAAGCGCAAAAACTCTGCTTTCAGATGCTTATCTATCCGGTTACCGATGCCCGGCTAAACACCGATTCGATGAAAAAATATCTGGATACGCCGCTTTGGAATGCCAGACAGAATAAAAAAATGTGGAACCTTTATCTTGCCGACGGGTGTTCGGTGGATCGGGCTTATGCGTCACCCATGGAAGCGGCTTCGTTCTTGAACCTACCGCCGGCTTATGTCGAAGTGGCAGAGTTTGATTGTCTCCGGGATGAAGGTATTCTTTTTGCCAGAACGCTTAAAAAACATCAAGTACCCGTTGAACTCAACCAGACGACCGGTACCATTCATGGATTTGAAATTGCCGAAGACAGCGAGATTGTCAAACAAAGTCTGATGCGGCGGGTTAAGGCGTTAAAAACTGCGTTTGGGATAAGTGAAAAAGGCCGCTAA
- a CDS encoding MerR family transcriptional regulator → MNETYQCERKENTIYYKIGLFSKMNRVTIKALRHYDEIGLLKPAAIEKFTGYRYYTSEQLPLLHQILALREMGFTLDEIKKVQGGTPEKDLLTQKRLELLKRIAQDTLRLSQVESYLVKNDGESAGYHVILKELPQVIVASLRTTIPNYDALFSVVPPMGAEMERLGCVCAVPEYCFNIYHDGEYRETDVDVEICEAVTAVKEDSEMLKFKVIDRVKNAACVLHKGPYEGFPNAYNAILKWLERNGYEIIDHPRESYIDGAWNKDSAADWLTEIQFPVKKIN, encoded by the coding sequence ATGAACGAAACCTATCAATGTGAACGAAAAGAAAATACGATCTATTATAAAATCGGGCTGTTTTCAAAAATGAACCGGGTCACCATCAAGGCGTTGCGTCATTATGACGAGATCGGGCTCTTAAAACCGGCTGCCATAGAAAAATTTACCGGTTACCGCTATTACACCTCTGAGCAGCTGCCGCTTCTCCATCAGATTCTGGCACTGCGGGAAATGGGTTTCACCCTGGACGAAATAAAAAAAGTCCAGGGCGGCACCCCGGAGAAAGATCTGCTGACGCAAAAACGACTGGAACTGCTTAAAAGAATCGCCCAGGATACTCTGCGGCTGTCTCAGGTAGAGTCTTATCTGGTTAAAAATGATGGTGAATCCGCAGGCTATCATGTTATTCTCAAAGAGCTGCCGCAAGTGATTGTAGCATCCTTACGCACCACCATTCCCAATTATGACGCCCTCTTTTCGGTGGTTCCGCCAATGGGGGCTGAAATGGAACGACTCGGCTGTGTCTGCGCGGTCCCTGAATATTGTTTTAATATTTATCATGATGGTGAATACCGCGAAACCGATGTCGATGTGGAAATTTGTGAAGCGGTCACCGCAGTAAAAGAAGATTCTGAGATGCTTAAATTCAAGGTCATTGATCGGGTCAAAAATGCGGCCTGCGTGCTTCACAAGGGCCCTTACGAAGGGTTCCCCAACGCCTACAACGCCATCCTTAAATGGCTGGAACGCAACGGCTATGAAATCATCGATCATCCCCGGGAATCCTACATTGACGGGGCCTGGAACAAAGATTCAGCCGCGGACTGGCTGACCGAAATCCAGTTTCCAGTAAAAAAAATTAATTGA
- a CDS encoding ABC transporter permease produces MKKFLTLFKIEGKLNLRSIDGIFFGVCMPLGIMLLIGLIAGDNPATDGAGYTLVESSFAALVAVAICATAFMGIPLTIADYRDKKILKHFFVTPVSPMMLLWTHAVICMLLSIVSALLIYGVARLFFGYQLIGSPLFFVGSYFLVMVSMYSLGLLIASLCRTVKMANLVCSVVYFPMLFLSGATIPFEIFPEPLQFVAGFLPLTQGIKLLKASSLGLEVNLLVPLLVLFGALILGILLSMRFFRWE; encoded by the coding sequence ATGAAAAAATTTCTTACCTTGTTTAAAATTGAGGGTAAACTGAACCTGCGAAGTATCGACGGGATCTTTTTTGGTGTCTGCATGCCGCTCGGCATTATGCTGCTAATCGGCTTGATTGCTGGCGACAATCCGGCGACGGATGGGGCCGGGTATACGCTGGTGGAAAGTTCCTTTGCCGCCCTGGTTGCCGTAGCCATCTGCGCCACTGCTTTTATGGGGATTCCGCTAACCATTGCCGATTACCGCGATAAAAAAATTCTCAAACATTTTTTTGTAACACCGGTCAGCCCAATGATGTTATTATGGACCCATGCAGTCATTTGCATGTTGCTTTCGATTGTCTCTGCCCTACTAATTTACGGCGTTGCCCGGCTCTTCTTCGGGTATCAACTGATTGGTTCACCGCTTTTCTTTGTGGGCTCTTACTTTCTGGTGATGGTGTCGATGTACAGTTTGGGTCTGCTGATTGCCAGTCTGTGCCGGACTGTTAAAATGGCCAACCTGGTTTGCAGCGTGGTTTATTTTCCGATGCTTTTTTTATCCGGGGCCACCATCCCCTTTGAAATCTTCCCCGAACCGCTTCAGTTCGTCGCTGGATTTCTGCCCCTGACCCAGGGGATCAAACTGCTAAAAGCTTCATCGCTGGGGCTTGAGGTGAATCTTTTAGTACCGCTACTGGTTTTATTTGGTGCTCTGATTCTGGGCATCCTGCTATCGATGCGATTCTTCCGTTGGGAATAA
- a CDS encoding ABC transporter ATP-binding protein, whose amino-acid sequence METCIEVKNLTKHYRNRVAVNNLSFSVKKGEVFGLLGPNGAGKSTTIDCILGLKPFDTGSVAVLGLNPVKARKHLFERVGVQLQSSSYQGNIRVGEICEEMAALYQNPANYNSLLTQFKLDQYARQPVAKLSGGEKQKLSILLALIPQPEVIFLDELTTGLDTEARRSVWQVLTDLKEKGLTIFLTSHYMDEVEALCDRVCIINQGHAIVTDTVSRLIQNSPHQRLEEAYLWVMKEGVA is encoded by the coding sequence ATGGAAACATGTATTGAAGTAAAAAACCTGACCAAACACTATCGTAACCGGGTAGCCGTCAACAACCTGAGCTTCTCGGTTAAAAAAGGCGAGGTCTTTGGTTTGCTCGGACCCAACGGTGCTGGTAAGTCGACTACCATCGATTGTATTCTGGGTCTTAAACCCTTTGACACCGGCTCGGTCGCGGTACTGGGATTAAACCCGGTTAAAGCCCGCAAACATCTTTTTGAGCGGGTGGGGGTTCAGCTCCAATCCTCCAGCTATCAGGGCAATATCCGGGTTGGTGAAATCTGTGAGGAAATGGCCGCACTTTATCAAAACCCTGCCAATTACAACAGTTTACTGACTCAGTTCAAGCTGGATCAGTATGCCCGCCAGCCGGTTGCCAAACTGTCGGGCGGTGAAAAACAAAAGCTCTCAATTCTGTTAGCGCTCATACCACAACCAGAGGTCATCTTTCTGGATGAGCTGACCACCGGACTGGACACTGAAGCCCGGCGGAGTGTCTGGCAGGTGCTTACTGATTTAAAGGAAAAAGGGCTCACCATCTTTCTCACCTCCCACTACATGGATGAGGTGGAAGCCCTATGCGACCGGGTCTGCATTATTAATCAGGGCCACGCGATCGTGACCGATACGGTTTCCCGGCTGATTCAGAATAGTCCCCATCAACGGCTGGAAGAAGCCTATCTGTGGGTCATGAAGGAAGGAGTCGCCTGA
- a CDS encoding bacteriohemerythrin has product MLWKDKYALGVTVVDTQHRELFNRVESFMQTVRSSESWDTKIEQVNETLEFMKAYVVEHFRDEEVYQQQIGYPGYEAHKQIHADMVNYVLAVSAQYEKSGFDEQLMQQFAGKLLAWLINHVASEDQKIANYVLETGGQQ; this is encoded by the coding sequence ATGCTTTGGAAAGATAAGTACGCGTTGGGTGTGACTGTAGTGGACACCCAGCATCGGGAGTTATTTAATCGGGTTGAAAGCTTTATGCAGACGGTCCGCTCTTCGGAGTCCTGGGACACGAAGATCGAACAGGTCAATGAAACCCTGGAATTTATGAAGGCTTATGTGGTGGAGCACTTTCGCGATGAAGAAGTCTATCAACAACAGATTGGCTATCCCGGCTATGAGGCACATAAGCAGATTCATGCAGATATGGTTAATTATGTGTTGGCGGTTTCTGCTCAGTATGAAAAAAGCGGCTTTGATGAACAATTAATGCAGCAGTTTGCCGGGAAACTTTTGGCGTGGCTGATCAATCACGTTGCTTCAGAAGATCAGAAAATTGCCAATTATGTCTTGGAGACGGGAGGACAACAGTGA
- a CDS encoding chemotaxis protein CheX, with amino-acid sequence MQTQVYNSFLEATSNVFGLMMDLTDVTDALVERFECNGELDIVIGVIGDLKGEVIYRFPHETSLGMVKIMSNMEFDAVDEFVISAISEIANIISGNVLTILSEKNLTCDILPPVQGMGKENADYSLQKICCMTTSVGDVGLEIRLNPAS; translated from the coding sequence ATGCAGACACAGGTTTACAATTCTTTTCTGGAGGCTACCAGCAATGTTTTTGGACTAATGATGGATCTTACAGACGTTACCGATGCTTTGGTAGAACGCTTCGAGTGTAACGGCGAGCTGGATATTGTCATCGGTGTGATTGGGGATTTAAAGGGAGAAGTGATTTATCGGTTTCCCCATGAGACATCACTGGGGATGGTAAAAATCATGAGCAATATGGAATTTGATGCGGTCGATGAGTTTGTGATTTCGGCAATTTCGGAGATTGCCAACATAATCAGCGGCAACGTGTTGACGATTCTTTCGGAAAAAAATCTAACCTGCGATATTCTCCCCCCGGTTCAGGGAATGGGTAAAGAAAACGCCGACTATAGCCTGCAGAAGATATGCTGTATGACCACGTCAGTGGGTGATGTTGGTCTCGAAATACGTTTGAATCCAGCCAGCTGA
- a CDS encoding extracellular solute-binding protein: MKRMIKLVCLAMGLLMLLTACSTGTKTALDPKNPVSITLWHYYVGDNKIALETAADTFNKSVGSEKGVVINTVAKGSIAELEKAVTDSAKGVINAEAMPELFSCYPDKALEINALGKLCDLNVYLSEEEKALYVEEFLNDGLFDGDQLLVLPIVKSTELLYVNETAWNKFVLEGGGDANKLNTWEGVYEASRDYYKWTDNLTPETIWDGKSMVGIDSVANYVIIGNKQLGVEVIDGENQQMVLNREVMKKVFDTYYGAMSLGYFNAVGKFRSDDIKAGDLVAYVGSSSGAAYFPTWIEKDNTQAPIDFLALSYPVFEGGNPDAIQQGAGMSIANSTPEKQEGAAVFLKWFTSEARNIEFAMTTGYLPVQTAAYENADFKASLGNMRAGGAAQKNIAAVYDIALNQIMERDTYASLPFNGSYEVRTILEKSLEAMGESGRQNAATLKAQGLSEDEILAQLDLNAQFEEWLSTIRSQLDELGISYTEI; the protein is encoded by the coding sequence ATGAAAAGAATGATTAAACTGGTTTGTCTGGCAATGGGGCTGTTAATGCTACTGACGGCCTGTTCAACAGGAACAAAAACCGCCTTGGATCCCAAGAATCCGGTATCCATTACCCTATGGCACTATTATGTCGGAGATAATAAGATCGCCCTGGAAACAGCTGCGGACACCTTTAACAAAAGCGTGGGCTCCGAAAAAGGGGTGGTAATTAATACCGTGGCTAAAGGTAGTATTGCTGAGCTGGAAAAAGCCGTTACTGATTCAGCGAAAGGGGTTATTAATGCCGAAGCCATGCCGGAATTGTTTTCTTGTTATCCGGACAAGGCGTTAGAAATTAATGCACTCGGAAAGCTATGCGATCTAAACGTTTACTTATCAGAAGAGGAGAAGGCCCTGTACGTGGAAGAATTTTTAAATGATGGCTTGTTCGATGGCGATCAGCTCTTAGTTCTTCCGATTGTAAAAAGTACCGAGCTGCTTTATGTCAACGAAACGGCCTGGAACAAATTTGTCTTGGAAGGTGGAGGAGATGCAAATAAGCTAAATACCTGGGAAGGGGTTTATGAGGCATCCCGGGACTATTACAAATGGACGGATAACCTGACGCCAGAAACCATCTGGGATGGGAAAAGCATGGTTGGCATTGATTCGGTTGCTAATTATGTAATTATCGGCAATAAGCAATTGGGGGTAGAAGTCATTGATGGAGAAAATCAGCAGATGGTTTTGAATCGGGAAGTGATGAAAAAAGTCTTTGATACTTATTATGGCGCAATGAGCTTAGGGTATTTTAACGCCGTCGGTAAATTTCGCTCAGACGACATTAAAGCCGGCGATCTGGTAGCCTACGTGGGTTCATCGTCGGGCGCGGCTTATTTTCCAACTTGGATCGAAAAAGATAATACCCAGGCCCCAATTGACTTTCTGGCCCTGTCTTATCCGGTCTTTGAAGGGGGAAATCCAGATGCGATACAGCAGGGGGCAGGGATGAGTATTGCAAATTCAACGCCGGAAAAACAGGAAGGCGCAGCTGTTTTTCTGAAATGGTTCACCTCTGAAGCCCGGAATATTGAGTTTGCCATGACTACTGGCTACTTACCGGTACAAACGGCTGCTTACGAAAATGCGGATTTTAAGGCATCGCTGGGAAATATGCGGGCAGGCGGGGCCGCCCAAAAAAATATTGCTGCAGTTTATGACATTGCCCTAAATCAGATTATGGAAAGGGATACCTATGCCTCATTACCTTTTAATGGAAGCTATGAGGTGCGAACCATTCTGGAAAAATCGCTGGAGGCCATGGGCGAATCCGGACGTCAGAATGCCGCTACATTAAAGGCACAGGGGTTGTCAGAGGACGAAATATTAGCGCAATTGGATCTAAATGCCCAGTTCGAAGAATGGCTTTCAACTATTCGTAGCCAACTTGATGAACTGGGGATATCCTATACTGAAATTTAA